TCACTAAAATATAAATACAAAGCAAATATGAACAGAGTCATTGCAAAGTTGAAGGAGTATCTTATTTATTTTTTCAATATGCGAGAGTGGTCTGCCTTAAAGCAGTTGTATAAACAATTAATAGATGAAGCACAGGAAGAAAAAACCCCTGAACGGCCAGGCAGAAGGTGTCCAAGAAATGAAACTCTACGCTCTAACCCTTATGCACTGAACCAGAAAGGGGCTCTTCCTTAGAATACAAAATACAGCCAAAATCGTCAAAAAGGAAAACTTATGGAAATGTATTGTAAATTATTTCCACACTAGCTTTCTGACATTGGGCTGAGGCCGTGCCCGCGGCTAGAAGACACTGTGAAAGTGGGTTTCTTGAACAGATGTCGCACTTGAGCTGTGATAAAGTTAAAGCGACTTCCCGCAGCGCAAATCACGGTACTCGTTCAAACGTATGGAGTGCTTAGGAGCAGTCATAAGTTACGTCGCAGTCTACAGACACTACACCACAAAAACAAATCTACAAAGAAAACAGTTTGAACAGAGGGGAGAAAGTCAATACAATGGAATAACGAGGTGATTTGATGAATGGAACGGTTATTAAAGAGATTTTATTGATATTAATCGGCGGACTTTTGTTTGCCTTAGGTGTTAATTATTTCGTCATCCCGAACCAGCTGTCTGAAGGCGGGATCATCGGGATTACAGTAGTGGCATATTACCTATTTGCCTGGTCGCCAGGCGCGGTCAACTTTATCCTGAACATGGTGCTCCTCGCCATCGGCTACAAATATTTTGACCGACGTGCGATGGTCTACACGATCATCTCAATTGCGTCGACCTCACTCCTGCTGCATTTCACAGAAGGCGTTGAAACCACGCTCACCGATGACACACTGCTTGCAGCTATTTTCGCAGGGCTTTTAGTAGGAGCAGGGCTTGGGGTCATTTTCAGGGCAGGCGGTACAAACGGTGGTACCACTGTGCTCGCTCGGATGGCGAACCAGCTTTGGGGCTGGTCGATCGGCAAAGGCATTTTGCTCATTGACCTGGCTGTTGTTGCGTCTTCATCTTTTATTATCGGAATTGAAAAAGCGATGTTCACCTTAATTTCGGTTTACATCGGCTCCAAAGCGATTGATTTCATTGTCGAGGGTTTGAGCGAGCAGATGTCAGTGCTGATCATTTCCAATTACCCGGATCAGGTGCTCGAACAAGTTACAGAAAACATGTCGCGCGGTGTGACAGTGCTTGAAGGCCGGGGCGGTTATACCCGTCTGAACAAGGAAGTGCTCTACCTCGTCATCAGCAAACAGGAAATCGTCAAGCTGAAAAATGTTGTAGGTGAGATCGATGAACATGCTTATGTGACCGTACACAGTGTGCATGAAATCGTCGGAAAAGGGTATAGAGCAGAAAAAGCCAAGCGGCGGTTGCGGTTACGCAAATCTTAAACCTTAGTATGCTAGCAGCTTGTCCCAACCGTTTGCAAGGAGGGAGCGTCATGCCTTTTGCGAAAATAAAAGCAGGAATCCCGCTCATTTCCATTGTGGGACTCCTGTCAATGGCCATCGTCTTTGGCTTTGTCCGGTATGGATACGGCTTGCTGCTTCCTGACTTTCAAGCTGATTTTAACCTGACGAAAACCACGCTCGGCGTCATTTCCAGCCTGTCATTTTTGTCATTTATGGGTGGGGCCCTCTTGGTGACTTTTTTTATTGGGCGACTTGGGCCCCGTGTGTTTATCGCCACCGGCCTCGCCGCAGCATCAATCGGTTTGCTGATCTCAGCTTTCGCTCCAAATGGTCTCGTATTTGCTATCGGCTGCATCATTGCCGGTTTTTGCCCAGGCTTATGCTGGACACCATTTTCGAATAGTGTCAGCGAACACGTCCATGATGCTTTGCAAAAACGTTCATTGGCCGTCATCAGCACTGGGTCTTCACTTGGGCTCGCGGTGATTTGTCTGCTGTATATCGCATTTTCCTCAGGCAGCTGGCGGATCGTCTGGACCATTGGGGGCGTCGGCGGCCTGATCCTGTTGGCCGTGGTGCTTAAAACCATTCCGACCGCACGTTATTCTCGCACAAACGGGCGTCCGCACATTCCGCTTTTTCAACGGAAGTCCATTCACTTATTCACCGCAGCCATCCTCTTTGGCATGACCGAAGCCACCTACTGGACGTATGCCGCCGACTTCGCTCAACAGGTGCTGAACATCGCCGCCTTTAATGCCGTGTTCTTTCTGATTACTGGCATCTGTGGGCTCGCTGGGTTATGGGCAGGCGATCTTGTCCATCGTATCGGGTTCCGCAAAAGTTTTTATCTGACAGTGGGCATCTATGTATCCAGCATGGTGATTTTGTTTGCCTCACAATCAGCTGGGGCAATCGTGCTGTCAGGCGTGCTGTTTGGCGCTTCATTTATGATGTACGCTGCCTTCCTGCCAATCTGGAGCGCTGACGTTTATCCGCACGCACCGGCGCAAGGCTTCAGCGTCACCGTCGTCATCTTAAACATCGGCGCAATCATAGGACCCGCACTTTTCGGCAGCATGCTCACATTCACCAGCTATAAATGGATGTTCCTGCTCGCAGCGGTCATCGCCTGCAGCAAACTGTTGCTGGCCCCGCGGAGTGAAGCACGGTTAAAGTGATTTTTTCCGATATATCATGCAAAATTTCTGATATAACGTTCAAAAACGCCTATATCCACTAGAGAATTTCCGATATCAGCATCGAAATTTCCGATATAACCGCACTCACTGCAAAAATGAAGGAAGTGCGCACTCGTCCTCAAACAAGTGTGCACTTCCTCTAAATACCAGCCTGCTTTATTCCAGCAAGTCCGGCTGTTCAGCGACAATCCGCTCCCACATGGGCTGAAAGCTTTCCCAGCCGTCAACTTCTCTGCCCACTTGGTTGGCTGTGTGGCGTGCGTCGTCTGGTGCAATCGGATTAACGATCCCAGCAGACTCGGCCAGCAGCTGAGATTGGCAAGACCGTTCCATCGTGATAAACCAGAAGGCGGCTGAATCGACCGACTCGCCCACTGTCAACAGACCGTGGCTGCGGAGGATAACGGCTTTGTTGTCACCCAGCGCCTTCCCGATGCGCACGCCTTCTTCCTCGTCATAGGCCACACCTTTATATTCATCGAAAATCGCATGATCATTATAAAAGGCACAGGCATCTTGTGTGAGCGGCTCCAAAAGCTTCCCGCTGACGGACCATGTTTTTCCGTGTACTGAGTGGGCATGAGCAGATGCAATCACATCTGGGCGGGCTTCATGCACGGCAGAGTGAATGGCAAATGCTGATTTATGCACGCCATATTTTCCTTCAACAACCTCTCCATGACTGTTGACGAGCACAAGGTCAGATGCCTTAAATTGACTAAAATGCATGCCATACGGATTCACCCATAAGTGGTCCGTCAGCTCCGGATCACGGTATGTAATATGTCCGGCTACCCCTTCCGAAAATCCAAACTTGCTGAACAGGCGAAAGGCGCCGGCCAACTTTTGCTTGTTGTGCTGCCGCTCCTCATCCAGCGTTATAAACACAGGCTTCTGCAGGTACTCTTCTACACCTTTACCTAAGACACGTTCACCTTGCTGATTATTTGCTGACATAAAAAAACCTCCTGAATTTTACATTGTCTATAGCTTAATTCAACGGGAAATCAAAATCAAACAAGTAAAAAAATACATACCACAAGCTCAATGTTCTCTAAGGAAAACACAGTATTTTCACGTTTATCGACAAAATACGACATTTATCATTGCTCACACTTGGAAAACGCCTCTATAAGCCGATCCTTTCCTGAATGACTCCCAGAATGCGCTTTGCTGATTCAATTCTGAAGCGTTAAACTATTAAACGTGCGTCTTTTTACACATCTCAGACAATACCAAATAAGACTTAAAAGAGGAGTTGATCGACATCGGGAATTTAATTATTTCATTTGTTTTTGGAGGGCTCATGATTTCGTACGGCGTTCTCCTGAAACTGTATGTCAGACGAATTGATAGGAAAAGCAGGCAATTATGATATTCACAATCGGTGTTCTGAGTTTTGTTATCATCACAATTGTTATTGGTATTGTTGTATCGAGAAAAGTAACAGACGTGGAAGATTATTATGTGTCCGGCAGAAATGCTTCAACCATTCTGATCGCGGGCTCATTGATTGCATCCTTTTTCAGTACGGTCGCCTTTATGGGAGAGGCTGGAGACGCGTATCTGGGCTATCCTTTGATCATGCTGCTGCTGAGCAGTATCGACGTCAGCGGCTATGTGATCGGGGCCATTTTTTTCGGGCGTTACATAAGAAGAAGCAGAGCATTGACGCTGCCGCAATATTTCGGTGAACGTTTTAATTCCAAGCGTGTCAGACGTTTGTCCGCCATCACCACCATTATCGGAATGGGTGCCTATTTGGTATCCGTTACCCAAGGGATCTCCTTATTGGTCTCGAATTTACTCGAGATCGACTTCATTTACGCTCTTTTGATCGTGTGGACAACCTACACCCTCTTAACATTTTTGTCAGGGGCAAAAGGGGTCCTACTGACAGATACCATCATGTATTTTGTCTTCACCGTCGCCACATTCATATCGATCCCCTTCATTTTGAAAAAAGTTGGCGGCTGGCCTGAAGCGATATCAAAGACCGCTCACGATCTGGTGAACCAGCCGAACATTCTCGACTGGCACGGCATTACCGGAGAAGGCGCATTTCACGGTATGCCTCACGAGGCCCTGATTTGGGCGATTATTCTCGGTCTTGCTTGGACATGTGTGCTGGCGATCAGCCCATGGCAGACAAGCCGTTATCTCATGGCCAAAAACGAACACGTCATCTTGAGATCAGCGGTCGTGGCCACCATTTCCGTCATTTCGATCTATATTATTTTGTTTATCACCATGGCAACGGTCAACCTGATTAACCCGAGCATTGATCCACCGGAAATGGTCTTTATCTGGTCAGCTAAAAATTTCGTTCCAACCTTTATCGGAGTTGTCGTGATCAGCGGAATCATGGCAGCAGGTCTGTCATCCGCCTCAACGTTCCTGCAGCTGATCGGAAACAGTCTGGCCAACGACATATTTAATCTGGATAAACAAATTAGAAAAGGACGTCCCACCACAACACTGCGCATGTCCAAGCTCTTAATGCTCATGTCAGGTGTCGTCGTTCTGATCATCACCATATTTCCGCCGCCAGCCGTATTGTGGATTGGATTCTTCGCAGCCACGATCTTCGCAGCATCATGGGCTGTCGTCGGCTTTACGAGCATCCACTCGAAACGGGTCAATGAAAAGTCTGCTTTCTGGGGCATGCTGCTAGGACTCGTCGGAATCGTTGGTGGAGAGTTGTTCAGCTTTTTCATCTATCCGCTGCCAGTTTACTTAGAACCGGTTCTCATCGGTGTCATTCTCTCTGTCGTCGGCGTGATTTACGGTGTTCGAACAGGAGAAGCCACTTCCGAGGAAAAAGACTACTTGAAGAAGTTGCTCACAGCCCCGCGCAACTTGTTTGACAGGAAAGAGATCAAAGTCACCAACCGATTCGCCAACGCCCTGATCATCTTTGGCTTTATCATTATCGGCTTTACTTTCTTTTACTATTATTATCCGGTTAATATCTATTAAACTAAAGAAAGCGACAGCCACCATTTGCAAATGGGGCTGTCGCTTTTTAGTGCAGAAATCAGCTTTTTTCCGATATACGGTGCAGATTCGCCGATATATGGGTCAAAATTTCCGATATCCACTCCGGAATTTCCGATATCGGCTCCAGAATTTCCGATATAATCAATCCAGACATACAAGCCTAGCCTTCATAAACCGGCTTAACATGCTCTTCCTTCGACACAGGCGCATCCGTCTGCTTTTCTTTAGGCGCCTGGTCAGCTGCAGAGACGAGCGGAATCGTGCGAATAAACAGCGCAATAACCACCGCTACGATCATAATGATAGCTGCAACGAGGAATGTAGTCGTCAAGGCGTCACTGAAAACAACGCGCAGATTGTCAACCATATCCCGAGCATACGGCACAACCTCAGCCGGCATCTGACCGAGCATTTGATCCAACTTAGGCTGATCCAGCAAAATCTCAGGATTCATCAACTTGGCAAATTGCTCAGTTTGTTCAGGTGGCAGCTGTGAATAGTCGCCGCCATCGCCAGATCCGCCGGAAAACATATCAGTCATCCGCGTCGCCATACGTGAACTCATCACCGTTCCTAGCACACCAATGCCGATTGTGTTACCCAAGTTACGGAAAAGTTGGGCAGAGGCAGAGGCCACGCCTAAGTCTCTCAGCGGCACCGCATTTTGCACTGTCAGTGAAAATACAGGCATGCTCGCACCGAGACCCGCGCCAATGATGCAGAGAAATGCAATCATCAAATAGATCGGTGTGCCAATCGAGATCAAATGCAGCAGCATAATGCCCACAGCTGTCGTGGCCAATCCGCCAACAGCCATACCTTTATATTTGCCCGTTTTCGTCATGAATTGTCCAGCAAACGCCGTTGCAAACACCATCACAATCGACATCGGCATCATCATATACCCGGAACCGCTCGGCGAAATCCCTTTAACACCCTGAATAAAGAACGGTGCATAGATCATGACACCCAGCATACCCGCGCCAAGCAGAAATCCGCAAATATTGGATAAGGTGACAATGTCATTTTTAAATAAAGACAATGGAAGGACAGGGGACTTCACTTTTGACTCTGTCACAATAAACGCCGCAAGTCCAAGCAGGGTCAAGCCGAACAATCCAAGGATCTCCCAAGACGTCCATGCATATTTGCCCGGACCTTCACCAGCAAAGCTGAAGGCCAGCAGCAGCGATACAACCGTGACCGTTAAAAATACAGATCCGACGTAATCGATCTTCTCCCCTTCACGCCGCGGTACTTTTGGAAATAGAATCGCAATGATGGCAAAAGCGACGATACCAAGCGGGAGGAAGACCCAGAATACCCAGTGCCAATCCAGATGATCGACAATATAGCCGCCCATCAAAGGCCCCAGCACACTGGAAATCCCGAACACACCGCTCATCAGGCCGGTCCATTTAGCCTGTTCACGCGGAAGGTACAAGTCTCCAACAGCGATAAACGCGGTGGACATAATGATACCGGCACCAAACCCGGTGATTCCGCGAAACGCAATCAATTGAAAAATATTGCCCGAAAAGCCGGACAGCAAAGCCCCGACCGTGAAAAAGCCAATCCCGGCGAGGATAAACGGCTTACGACCATAGATGTCGGAGAGTTTCCCAACAAGAATGGACGCCACCGTCGTCGTTAACAAATAAATCGTAATCGCCCATATATAATAATCCATCCCGCCCAGCTTGGCGATAATCCGCGGCATGGCCACACCAATAATCGTCTGGTTAATCGCAGAAAAAAACATCGCAATCATAATCGCGATCATAATGGTGACTTTCTTCTTTTCTGTTAAATGGGTCATCTATCTAATTCCTTCCCTCTGTAATCAATCTTTTCTATATTGTGTGAGGCTTTGCCAAACACATGTATCAGCTGATCCAATTCTGCCTCGGTGAGGTGCGCAAACACAGTTCTCATAACCGCCCGGCCCTCATCCCGCAGCTCAGACAACAACTTGCTCCCGTCATCGGTAATATCCAGATACACCACACGGCGGTCCTGTTCATCACGAACGCGTGTCACGAACCCGCGTTCAATCAGCTTATCCGAAGCTGTAGTCACCGCGCCTGGTGTCAGATGCAGTGTTTCAGCCATCTTAGACATCCGCGTCGCCCCGCGCTGCTCCAGCATAAACATAATATATGACTGCGAACCCGGAAACACCTCTTCGTAGATCTTCGTCCACACATACCCCATCTTCCGTGAAACTTGCCAAAACAGCTGCTCAAACTCAGGGAAACGCTCTGATTCCTCCGATGACAACTGCTTCACCTCCTAAAGTTATGATTGTTTAACTATAAAATAGTTTAATGATTAAAGTGTTAATTAGTATATACCTAAAAAGGCGGGAAGTCAATGCCTTTTTGGCCGTTAGCGGGCCACGATATTCACCCGCGTGTGCCCCTGCGTTTTAGGCGTTTCTGGTGTTTTTTCCGATATCCGCACCGGAATTTCCGATATAATCATCACCCTCAAAACCGCAGCCCCACCAGAGCTTCCAACCCCAGCACTCATGTTGTACAATGAAAGGAGTCACACCAATATGGAGGGAAAGTCATGGCAGATCACATCTTAAATGGCATTATGGGACTCACGGTTGCGGATGCCCTCGGCGTCCCGGTTGAATTCGAAAGCAGGGAGAGCCTGGATCGCGATCCTGTTGTGGGTTTTCGTGCGTACGGAACTTACAATCAGCCTGCTGGCACATGGTCTGATGATACCTCATTGACACTATGTCTTGCAGATAGCCTTTCAAAAGGGGTGAATTATGACTTGGCAATGAAAAACTTTGCAAGCTGGTACAATGATGGTGCCTACACACCCTTTGGCATCGCTTTTGACATCGGGATTTCAACAAGAGAAGCGATCGCTCGTTATGAAAACGGCACACCGCCACTCGAATGCGGAGGTGCTTCAGAATATGACAATGGCAATGGATCATTAATGAGAATCCTGCCCATTTTATTTTATCTGGAAGCGACTTATGGGAAAGACTTCATGAAAACAGACGGAGCCTTTAACATCATCCATCACATCTCAGCACTGACACACGCCCATCCGCGCAGTCAGATCGCATGCGGCATCTATATTGCCATAGCTTCCAAACTTAAGGAAGCAAGCGACGTGCCCACAGCCGTAAGCGAAGGCATCCGTCAAGCCCGATCCTACTACCAGAAACAAGCGCGTTTTGCCGATGAACTCACCCATTTTAACCGACTGGAAGAAGATAGATTCGCCGAACAGCCTCGCCAAGCGATTAAAAGCAGCGGCTATGTCGTTGATACGCTCGAAGCGGCTGTCTGGTGCCTGCTCCAAACCGACAGTTATCAGGCGTGTGTATTAAAAGCAGTCAATCTGGGCGAGGACACAGATACCGTCGCAGCAGTTGCCGGCGGACTGGCCGGTCTTTATTACGGATACGAAAACATCCCTCAAGAATGGCTCGAGTCCCTGGTTGAACAAGCATATGTCGAGAGTTTTTGCCACCAACTCAGCACAGCCATGACTGCCATTGAAGTCGGAAAGCTCACAGCCTACATCCCCTATTTCGAAACGGTGGATCCTGAAAAAGTCGCTCATTGGGAAGGCGGCCAACAGCTGGGAGAGAAGGGCTTCAGCATGCCTTACCCCACATATGACCCGACACTGAAACAGTTCATCAACACATTCTCAGCCACAACGCTCATGCACCCTAACTATATAGACATCACACGCCAACTGCCTACTCAAGACAAGGTTCAGGCAATAGACAGCGCAGATTTCGAACAGCTCAGAGCGATTCTGACAGGCTATGTAAGACAGGAACGATTCAATGAGGGCACGTGGGCACAAGCAGTGGCAGACAACGTGTTTTTGAAAATATTGAAGCGATTAAGAGAGATAGATCACGAATGGAAGTAGAGTCATAGATAACGCACGCGGGGGGCCTGCCAAGACGGGCCCATAGCGTGCGTTTCTGTTTCAGATACTGCCCCACAAAAATCATTTTTCCGATATAAGGTGCAAATTCGCCGATATATCATTCAAAATTTCCGATATAACCACACGCCCCGTACTACAGCCCCAGAATGGCATACCCGTCTCTCACCTTAAATAATTGTTTCAGACAACCACCATCCGGGAAAATAAAACCATATTGTTTTTCATCTCTCAAGGAGGTTTTCACCATTATGGCTGACAATCGGAACAAGCAGAACCGTAAAGATGAACAACTGGAAGATGTACGTGCTTATGATACAGAGAACCATATGACAACAAATCAGGGACTAAAAGTATCTGAGGATGAATTTTCCCTGAAAGCAGGTAAGCGGGGCCCGACCTTGATGGAAGACTTCCATTTCCGGGAAAAGATGACCCATTTTGACCATGAGCGGATCCCCGAGCGTGTGGTGCATGCCCGTGGTTACGCAGCCCACGGTGAGTTTGAAGCTTATGAATCAATGACACCTTACACAAAAGCTGACTTTCTCAGCGAAGCAGGCAAGAAGACACCCGTATTTGTCCGCTTCTCGACAGTGGCAGGCAGTAAAGGATCTGGTGAACTCGCCCGCGATGTGCGGGGATTTGCCACGAAATTTTACACCGAAGAAGGCAACTATGATCTTGTCGGGAACAATATGCCGATTTTTTTCATACAAGATGCCGTTAAATTTCCAGATCTGGTGCATGCAGTGAAGCCTGAACCGCATAATGAAATCCCACAGGCAGCATCTGCCCATGATACATTCTGGGATTTTGTGGCCAACAATCAGGAAGCCGCACATCATGCCACATGGCTCATTTCGGATAGAGCCATTCCCCGAAGTTTCCGTATGATGGAAGGCTTTGGTGTGCATACATTCCGCTTTGTAAACAATGAGGGAAAAGCTCATTTTGTAAAATTTCATTGGAAACCAAAACTCGGCGTGCATTCTGTCGTGTGGGATGAAGCACAGAAACTAAATGGTAAAAATCCGGATTTCCATCGCCAGGATTTGTACGAAGCCATCGAAGCCGGACACTATCCAGAGTGGGAATTAGGCGTGCAAATAATCGAGGAAAAAGACGAATTCTCCTTTGATTTCGACATTCTAGACCCAACGAAAATCTGGCCTGAAGAAGACGTTCCGGTGAAAATCATTGGGAAAATGACGCTCAATCGTAACGTCGACAATGTGTTTGCCGAAACAGAGCAGGTTGCGTTTCACCCGGGACATGTCGTGCCAGGGATTGACTTTACCAACGATCCGCTTCTGCAAGGAAGACTGTTCTCCTATACGGACACGCAACTGATCCGCCTTGGCGGGCCCAACTTTCACGAGTTGCCGATCAACCGACCAGTCTGTCCGTTTCACAATAATCAGCGTGACGGCTACGGACGCCAGACCATTAACGTCGGTCAGGTCGCTTATCATAAAAATTCACTCGCCAACAATCAGCCGTCCCCTGCAAGTCCGGAAGAAGGCGGCTATGAACATTATCAGGAAAGAGTCGATGGATACAAGGTCAAAGCCCGTCACGACAGCTTTAAGGACCATTTTTCCCAAGCAACGTTGTTCTGGAGAAGTCTGTCTTCAGCTGAAAAGCAACACACCATTGACGGTCTCACATTTGAGCTCGGCATGGTTCAAAGTAAATCTGTCCGCCAGCAGGTCATTGATATGTTCGCCAATGTGCATCTCGATCTCGCCCGCCCGGTGGCGAAAAATATTGGTGTAGACATGCCAGAAGATGGTGTAACTGGTGATGGCAAAACATCACCAGCACTCAGCCAGACGACTTCCAACCATGTGCCAGACACCCGTAAAGTAGCTGTTCTCGTCGCAGAAGGCTTCAATGCCGAATGGCTCAAGAACACCCTTACCGACATGGAAAAAGCAGGTCTCGTTCCTGAACTTATTGGGGAACAACTCGGCGCACTTCAAGGCGATGACGGCACCGAATTTGAAGTTACCAAAACCTTTCAGACAGGCCCATCCGTTCTGTTTGACGCAGTGCTGATCGCAAGTGGTAACCAAGCAGACGAAGCTTTTGCAAGGGATGCTTCGGATTATATACAAGAAGCCTTTGAACACTTTAAGCCCATCTGTTTCAAACCGCTCGCCACACCCATTATAAAAACACTCGACATCGAAGACAGCCCAGGCGTTCTTCAAGCGGATGAAGACAGCACCTCATTCGCAGGTAAATTTGCCAAAATGGTCGCGAAACACCGGTTCTGGGAGCGGGATATGACTTCATAAAAAAATTGCAAAAGCGACAGCCACGATTTTAAAATGGCTGTCGCTTTTTTTTTCTTTTTTTCGATATAAAGTGTGAATTCGCCGATATATCACACCAAATTTCCGATATCAGCGCTCGATTTTCCGATAAAATAATCCGCTAGGCTAAACATTAATTCAATCGCGTTCTAACCAGCTATTCCCGATCAACCGCACGTTTTCTCCAGAAGAACACGCCTACAATCGCTCCAACTGCAGAAAGGATGCTCCCAACCCAATTCAACAGCACAAACGCCAGAATTAATGCAGCCACGGCCAATCCCAAGTGCTGCTTCCAAAACGAAATCACCCCGAGAATAGCGACAACACCACCCATGAAAAGCGGTATAATCAAGGGTCCGCTCAACAAAAGCGCTAACCCGGAAAAAGCACTCAAAAAACCACTCGATTGCTCATGTGACGCTTGAAGCTCGTTAAACATATTAATAAAATATAATACCGTAAAAAATCCACCACTCGTGATCAGTAAGCTCGGCAGCCAGTCTGGTTTTTCGTTCATGGGGAACCTCCTTGAAGCCAGGTAACAGTTATTTAGGGAAACATAATCATAGCAAAAGAGAGTCTACTTTTCTAGCGGAGATCATAAATATAAAAAAGCGCCCAAATACAATTTGAGCGCTTTTTGCTTATCTATAAGAGTCCTTACTTCTCTCCACTCAACTTCACGAGAATCTTCGACTGAGATTTATCATTCAGCAAGGTTTCAAACCCGTCAGAAACAATGTTCTTCAGCTCGATGTGATCCGTAATAACTGGTGACGGATCAAGCTGCCCCGTGCCCATCAATGTAATGGTGTACTCGAACACATCCGGTTCATAGGCGAGAGAAGAGGCGAGGCGCACACCGCTCGCTGTCAGTTTCATCGGTTCGAACTGCAGCGGTTTTTCATAAAGGGCGACAATGGTCATGACCCCACGTGGCTTGGTGACGTCGATTGCCTGGTTAAAGGTTGGCTCAACTCCAGCCACTTCAAACGCTGCGTCCACGCCTTCAGGGTACAGGGCATGAATATATTCTACTGGATCTTTCTCACCTGAGTTAACAGCATGCGTGGCACCGACTTCCTGTGCTTTTTCCAGTCGTGTTTCAGACAAATCGAAAGCAAAGATTTCCTTAGCACCCGCAGCTTTTGCGGCAATAATGGTCAACAGCCCAATTGGTCCTGCCCCGAAAACAGCCACAGAGTCTCCGAAAACCATGCCCGATTCCCTGATGGCCTGTACCGCTACAGCTGTCGGCTCAACCAGTGCCGCATGCTCAAGTGACATGCCATCAGGTAATTTCACCGCATGTTTCTCATCGACTACCACATGGTCTGCGAATCCGCCATCAGCGGTCAAGCCGACAAAGCCGAAGCCATTGTACATATCAACTAAAGGATTGTCACTGTCCCCTCGTGTGATGAGCGGATTAACAGCAACAC
This sequence is a window from Lentibacillus sp. JNUCC-1. Protein-coding genes within it:
- a CDS encoding catalase produces the protein MADNRNKQNRKDEQLEDVRAYDTENHMTTNQGLKVSEDEFSLKAGKRGPTLMEDFHFREKMTHFDHERIPERVVHARGYAAHGEFEAYESMTPYTKADFLSEAGKKTPVFVRFSTVAGSKGSGELARDVRGFATKFYTEEGNYDLVGNNMPIFFIQDAVKFPDLVHAVKPEPHNEIPQAASAHDTFWDFVANNQEAAHHATWLISDRAIPRSFRMMEGFGVHTFRFVNNEGKAHFVKFHWKPKLGVHSVVWDEAQKLNGKNPDFHRQDLYEAIEAGHYPEWELGVQIIEEKDEFSFDFDILDPTKIWPEEDVPVKIIGKMTLNRNVDNVFAETEQVAFHPGHVVPGIDFTNDPLLQGRLFSYTDTQLIRLGGPNFHELPINRPVCPFHNNQRDGYGRQTINVGQVAYHKNSLANNQPSPASPEEGGYEHYQERVDGYKVKARHDSFKDHFSQATLFWRSLSSAEKQHTIDGLTFELGMVQSKSVRQQVIDMFANVHLDLARPVAKNIGVDMPEDGVTGDGKTSPALSQTTSNHVPDTRKVAVLVAEGFNAEWLKNTLTDMEKAGLVPELIGEQLGALQGDDGTEFEVTKTFQTGPSVLFDAVLIASGNQADEAFARDASDYIQEAFEHFKPICFKPLATPIIKTLDIEDSPGVLQADEDSTSFAGKFAKMVAKHRFWERDMTS
- a CDS encoding ADP-ribosylglycohydrolase family protein; amino-acid sequence: MADHILNGIMGLTVADALGVPVEFESRESLDRDPVVGFRAYGTYNQPAGTWSDDTSLTLCLADSLSKGVNYDLAMKNFASWYNDGAYTPFGIAFDIGISTREAIARYENGTPPLECGGASEYDNGNGSLMRILPILFYLEATYGKDFMKTDGAFNIIHHISALTHAHPRSQIACGIYIAIASKLKEASDVPTAVSEGIRQARSYYQKQARFADELTHFNRLEEDRFAEQPRQAIKSSGYVVDTLEAAVWCLLQTDSYQACVLKAVNLGEDTDTVAAVAGGLAGLYYGYENIPQEWLESLVEQAYVESFCHQLSTAMTAIEVGKLTAYIPYFETVDPEKVAHWEGGQQLGEKGFSMPYPTYDPTLKQFINTFSATTLMHPNYIDITRQLPTQDKVQAIDSADFEQLRAILTGYVRQERFNEGTWAQAVADNVFLKILKRLREIDHEWK
- a CDS encoding 2,3-butanediol dehydrogenase, whose protein sequence is MKAAVWYGKKDIRVEDRDVPKVGEEQVKIKVAWTGICGSDLHEYNAGASLIPENEPDPITGVKAPLTMGHEFSGVVEEVGSKVKNVQKGDRVAVNPLITRGDSDNPLVDMYNGFGFVGLTADGGFADHVVVDEKHAVKLPDGMSLEHAALVEPTAVAVQAIRESGMVFGDSVAVFGAGPIGLLTIIAAKAAGAKEIFAFDLSETRLEKAQEVGATHAVNSGEKDPVEYIHALYPEGVDAAFEVAGVEPTFNQAIDVTKPRGVMTIVALYEKPLQFEPMKLTASGVRLASSLAYEPDVFEYTITLMGTGQLDPSPVITDHIELKNIVSDGFETLLNDKSQSKILVKLSGEK